The sequence CCAGCGGGAATGCGTCGTAATAGTTCCGGTGGAAAATTCCGAGGGAGGGCAGTAACCCGCTCGCCATCAGAGCGCGTGCCGTTGCGGCTCGCAGGAGCGTGTAGCCGTAATTCAAAAAGTCGTTGGGGTGTTCGCCGAACCTGTCGCGGATGAACTCCTTGCCGAAAAGTTCTCTCCAGTAGTATTGTGCGGCAAGTCCTTCGCGGTTGCTGGAATCCCCGCTAAGGACTCCGGTGGCGTATTTCAGGAGGCGGTCGTGTTTTTTGCCGAGGGACTTGAGATGAAGGGCCTGGTTCTTGATTTTTGCCTCCACGACATTTTTCCACATCTGCTTTTTTAGCGGTAGGGGTGCGTCCAGTTGCAGGCGGAAGTATTTTTCTTGCAGGGTGTTTGCGTCCAGGTTCATGAGCATGGATGACGGCATGTGCCTTTCGTTGCAGAATATGACGGCGACATTCTGCTCTGCCAGTTTGCCGATGAGCGGCGTGGTGAGAGATGCCGAATGGTTGTCGATGAGGATGATGGCGATATCCTCGATTGCCCTGAGCGTGACATTGTCGGGATCGTCCTTGTATGTGATTTTGAGCATGGAATTTTGGACCGAAAGCTGGACGGGGCTTTCGAATACGAGAGTCTGTTTGGGCATGTTTATCCTTTTGTTGCTGAGTGTATTTGAAATATGCTAAAATTTAAGTCTCGAACGAGAAATTTCTAAAAAATGTTGAAATTACGCGTATTCTTGGCGATTTTTACAAAAAATACCTTGCGCACTATTGAAAAGAAGGAGTTTTTTGCTTGCTTTTTTGACTTTTTTTAAATTAGACCGAATGAAATACTAAAATCGTACCGATTGAAAATGTAAAATCAGACCGATTGTATTGACGAAATCAGACCGATTATGTAATGAATGGCGCAGCCTGCAAACGCCCCGATGGAGTAATCGTCGTGCCGATTACGGCATTGAAAAATTAGTAAAAAGGTTGTTTTCCCGCGGCTCATAAAGAGCCCCCTTGACTGAGAGTACGCAATTACTTATATTACAATTGTAATTCGATAATCCTCGCGACAGTCGACATAGACCATTTGGTCCGTACGTGCATTCGCGGCGGGGCCCATCAACCTTCTTGACGGTCCTGTTGGATAGCTGGTAGGAAAATACCCTACTCGGGTTCATTCGAAAGAGTGACAGGTAACGCCGGGGAAAGCCCCCGCCAACAGAATCGCAAGATTATCCCATTCCACGCAAGGCGTGGAAACTCCATTACAAAGCAAAAAAGCAAGGGCGTATAGTGCGTCGTTTTTACGGTGTATTCGCACCGTTGTGCAACCATTTTAAAGAGGATATCTATGTCGAAAAAATCTATCAACATCTTGGACAAGGATTACATTCACTGGGTCAAGGAACTTTCTTCCCGTTATCGCAAGAGCCAGATCAAGGCGGCGGTAAAGGTAAATAGTGAAATGTTGCGCTATTACTGGGAATTGGGGCGCGATATTGTAACCAAGCAGGCTGAAAATAAATATGGGAGCAACTTTTATGGTACGCTTAGTACTGATTTAAAGAAAGCAATCCCTAACGCCGAAGGGCTGTCTCCATCGAATATTCGCTATTCTAAAAGGTTTTTCCAACTATATAGTCCAGTCTTGGAAAATCTTCAGCAGGTTGCTGAAAAATCTCAAAGTCCTTTAGAACGACTTGAATCTACATTATTCTCTGTTCCGTGGGGGCACCACATGCTGCTCATCGATAAGTGCTCAGAGGCCCCACAAAAGGCCCTGTTTTTTGCCCGCCAGACGGTAGAAAATGGCTGGAGCCGTTCGTCCCTTTTGAATGCGCTTTCAAGTGACCTTTACGAGCGCCAGGGAAAGGCGTTGACGAATTTTGAGCGGACTCTCCCCGCCGAAACAAGCGATTTGGCCCAGGAACTGACGAAGGATCCTTACAATTTCGCGTTTACGGGTATTACGGGTCGCTACAACGAAAAACTGCTGAAAGATAGCCTGCTGAACAACATTACCCGTTTTCTTGTGGAATTGGGCACGGGATTTGCCTATGTCGGCAGGGAATATGGTATTATGGTGGGCGAAAGGGAGAAGTTCATGGATTTGCTTTTTTACAACCTGAATCTCTCTTGCTATGTCGTTGTCGAGGTGAAAATCGGGCGCTTTGAATTTGCCGATATCGGGCAACTGGGCGGATACATGGTGGCATGCAATCACATCCTTAAAAAGGAAGGGCGCGACAACCCGACAATCGGTCTGCTGATTTGCAAGGAAAAGGACAAGGTACAGGCACAGTACGCTCTGGAATCAAGTACGCAACCTATCTGTATCTCTGAATACGAACTGGAGAAATTCTACCCTGAAAAGGTTGAAGGCACAATGCCCTCTATTGAGGAAATTGAGAAAAGATTGTGCGAAGAGCCGCTGTAAAATTTTACGGGTACTTTGCTCCGGGAATGTCCTTGAGGATTTCTTTCCAGAAGTCGCGGAATTCCTTTTCGGTGACGGGGCCGCCGGCGGAAAGTAGGCGGTAGTGTTCGCCTTGCCAGACGTAATCGACGGGGGAAGCGTCAAAGCCGTTGCGGGTGTAAAATTCGCGACGGCGGTTCCGGCGTTCGAGTTCTACGGCGTCCTTGGAATCTTCTTCGACTTCGATATCAACGACGATGCGCGTGTCGGGGTGTTGCCTGCGGATGGCCTGCAGAATTTTCGAGCCGTATCCGCGGCTGCGCAGTTCTGGCACAACCGCGAAATAGACGATGTTCGTGATGCTCCCGTGCGTGATGGCGTTCGAAAACCCACAGAACATATCTCCATCGAAAAATGCCCAGAATTCCCGCTTGATTTTGTCGTCGAGCAAATGCTTTATTGGAATCCGCTCGTTGGCCGGAAACGCCGATTCATACAGCGCCTTGACCTGCGGAAACCAGGAGGCATCTCTTGTGACATCGAAAAACTGGAGCATGGCTGTCTACCAAAATAAGTTCCTGTAGCTAGTTCCGAGAGCGTCTGCGAGGCGATGGGCCATCTTGCGTCCGATGGGTTCTTTGCCTCGTTCCATGGCGGACACTTGTTGCTTGGTGATGCCAGCCTTATCGGCCAATTGTTGCTGCGTGTAACCGAAGGTGGTTCGCAAAAGTTTCAAACTTTCTGCTGGAGTGGTTTTGGACTCCATTTCTTTGAACCAATCGGTTTTTGAAATTTCGACATAGTCTTCGTCAGTTTCTTTAACTTCTTCCACATTGGGAAATGCTGACTTCAGGAATATGACAAGATAGTCGGGAATGTTTTTACCTTCAAAGGTGAAAATTGTCCCATTTTTGGCTTTGCTAGTAAGGCGCATTTTCACGGCTTCCAACATAGGTGACCTCCAGTTCAATTCCTTTTACAGTTTCGATCCAACATGCTGCCCAGTGGTATGATAGGTGGCAATGGTATGTATTCGTCTTAACGAGTTTCTTGTAGTTAGGCCAGTTAGGTAGAATAGGACCTTTCTCCTCAAGATCTTTGACTAGTTTGACGAATAGTATTTGCTCCTTTTGGGGCATGAGCCTTACGGCTTTTAGAATTTTTGGTTTTGTTATTACTTTCATAATATATGAAAATTCTTTCCTTGTGTCAAGATTTTTTCTTTACATCGTGCGAAAAGAAAAAAGCTAAAAACAAAATCCGCCAAAATTGAGAAACCCCTTGATTTTGCAAACAGGTGATTGCAACTATCAACAGAAAATTTTTTTACATGTGAATATGTCGCCTATGGTTGTCAGCTATTCACATAAAATGAACAGGAATGGTATATTTTCTCTCATGAAATCGTTTGAAAATAAAGTGGTGGTGGTGACGGGCGGGGCGCACGGGATTGGTGCAACTGTCGTGAGTGAATTCGAAAAAGAAGGCGCGAATGTCGCCTACATCGACATTCGTGAAAATCCCTGCTTTGTGGGGGACCTCTCCAAGAAGGAAGTCCTCGAAAAGTTTGCGCAGTTCGTGATTGAAAAGTACGGGCACGTGGATGTGCTGGTAAACAACGCGCTCCCGCTGATGAAGGGCATTGACGAATGCAGTTACGAAGAATTCAGCTACGCGCTGGCTGTCGGCGTGACGGCCCCGTTCTACCTCGCGAAACTTTTCGCGCCGCATTTTGGGTCGGGTGCAAGTATTATAAACATTTCCTCGAGTCGCGACCGCATGAGCCAACCGCAAACGGAAAGCTATACGGCGGCGAAGGGCGGAATTGCTGCCCTCACGCATGCACTGGCCGTGAGCTTTGCGGGCCGCGTGCGCGTAAACTCGATTTCGCCGGGCTGGATCGATACGGATTTCAAGACCTACGAAGGCCCCGATGCCACGCAGCAGCCCGCAGGCCGCGTCGGCAACCCGCTGGACATCGCGAACATGGTGCTTTACCTCGCGAGCGACAAGGCTGGTTTTATTACCGGCGAAAACGTCTGCATCGACGGCGGCATGACCCGCCAGATGGTTTACCACAACGACTGCGGCTGGAAATTCGAAGGGTAAAATGCGGAAGAACTTGCGTTATTCGTATGAAAAACGCAGAAATTGTTGCAAAATTGATATGAATAATGTAGATTTTGAAGCGTGGAACGCGAAATACTGAAAAATTTCATAGAATGGAAGTCTGAGCCTGGGCGTAAGCCGTTGGTGGTGACCGGGGTGCGTCAGTGCGGAAAAACCTACGCAATCAAGGATTTTGGGAACCGTTTTTTTGAAAACCTGGCGTATTTCAATTTCGAGGGAAATACTGCCCTGCAGTCCATCTTCGAGTACGATTTCGATGTCACTCGCATTGTGATGGAACTGGAGCGCTATTCTAAGCAGAAAATTACAGATGGCAAGACGCTTGTCTTTTTTGACGAAATCCAGGCGTGCCCCAAGGCCATAACGAGCCTGAAGTATTTCTGCGAAGATCGTTCCGGGCTTCATGTGATTGCTGCAGGATCTCTCTTGGGAGTGGTTATCCGCAAGTCGGAAATTTCTTTCCCCGTGGGGAAGGTGGAACGCCTGCAGATGTTCCCCATGAGTTTTGAGGAATTCTTGATGGCGATTGATGACGGCCGCTCTCTGCTCGAAGGTCTTTCGAACTATGACCTGCGTCGTGCGCTACCGGAAATGTACACGATTCCGTTACAGAATTATCTGAAACTTTATTACGTTGTCGGGGGTATGCCCGCTGCGGTAGCGTCTTTTGTACAGGAAAATGACTTTGAAAAAGTGGACCGAATCCTGAAAAACATTCTTTTGGATTATGGGGACGATTTTTCAAAGCATGCTCCTCCATCGGATATTCCGAAACTAGGGCTTATCTGGGATTCCGTTCCCAAGCAACTGGCAAAGGACAACAACAAGTTCATGTTCTCGCATGTGAAGGCGGGCAAGCGTGCTGCTGATTTGGAAGATGCGCTGCAATGGCTTTTTAATGCGGGACTTTTGCACAAACTGGAATGTGTGACGAACGCGGAACTGCCGCTATCGAACAATGCTAACGGCACGGTTTTCAAGGTCTATATGAGCGATGTCGGGTTACTGCGCGTGAAGTCTGGAATTGACGCCAGCACGATTCTTGAAGAAACACCGCTGTACGCAACTTTCAAGGGTGCGTTTACGGAAAACTATGTAATGAATGAACTTGTGAAGCAGGGGCTGCACCCTTATTTCTGGCGGTCTGAGAACAAGGCTGAACTCGATTTTCTGATTGAGATTAAAAACGAGTTGATGCCAATCGAAGTCAAGGCGGAAGAGCGCACGAAAGCGAAAAGCTATGGCGTCTTTTGCAAGAGGTTTTCGCCTAAGAAAGGATTCGTACTTTCGCAAAAGAATATCGCCGTGACGAATGACGGACAAACGGAAACATTGCATTTACCGCTTTACCTATGCGGAAAGATTTTCCGTTGACCATGATGGCCGGCGGCGAACACTGGTTCCACACCGCTATATTAATAAAACCATTTAAGGGTGTAAATTCTGTTATTTTTGCAAAATATACCCCCTTAACCTTGGTTTTTGTCTAGTAATAGTGAAGGAGTATGGCAATAAAAATATTTAACCTATTGACGGTTATTAAATAATAACCTATATTAAATTATGCCGAAGATATTTGAAAGGGGTGGAATCTCTTTATGAACGAGATTTCGGAAAAAGACGTAAAAAGGCTTTGGGTTGAGAAAGACGCTGTTTGTGTCGAACTGAAAGACGGCCGAATCGGGCGTGAACTCATCCGAGATTATGAACCGCTGCGGAAGGCTACGCGAAAGCAGTTGGAGAACTGCCGCGTAGATTGCGATGGCGTGTGGTTTGACGATCTGGACGAGGGCCTGGAACTTTCGGGATTCTTTTCGCCGAAAAAAACGAATCCCATTGGCCGCGTATTTTGGCTGTTCCCCGAACTTAATGCTTCGGCGTTTGCCCGCCGATTGGGGATCCCTCAGCCCCTGTTCGCCGCATACGTAAACGGAACGAAGAAACCCTCTTTGGCAAGGAAGAAACTCATTGACGAAGAACTGCGCCGTATCGGCAGGGAACTGCTGAAAACCGTGGCGTAGTGGATTAGGGAATAATTATATTTCCACTGGATAAATGTAGCCGATGGGCGAAGGATTTTTATGAAAAAGATTTTTGTGGCGCTTTGCATGGTGGCGTTTTTGGCGGCGTGTGATGATTCGTCGTCGGCATCGGCAGAAAACAATGATCCTACGACCCTGAGTAGCGCTGAAGGGCAGGGGAACTCGTCTTCTTCTAAGCCGACTTCTGGTGTAAGCGAGTCTTCGAGCAGTTCTTTCGATGAATCGTTGTCATCTAGTAGTGAAGAAATTGAGTCGTCTAGTTCTCCTGAACAAAATGCGGAGTCGAGTAGCTCGGAGAAATTGTCCGCGACAAGTAGCAGTTCTGTGGTCAAGGTATTTTCTTCGTCAAGTTCTGAAATGGGGTGTAAAACGAGAAGTGAAGATAATTGCGAATATGGAGAGTTGATTGACGATCGTGATGGTCAAACTTATAAAACGGTTAAAATTGGCAGTCAGTGGTGGATGGCAGAGAATCTGAACTACCAAACGGGAAATAGTTGGTGTGGTGGCGGATATAGCTTTACGGAAGGTGACTGCGCCATCTATGGGCGGCTCTACACATGGGCCACTGCCATTGGCAGGACTGAGGAAACTTGCGGCTATGAAGTCGATTGTGACCTTGGCTCCGGCAACGTGCAGGGAGTATGCCCTGATGGTTGGCACGTTCCCACGCAGGATGAATGGAATGTTCTGATTGATACTGTGGGCGGAAAGTATGTTGCAGGCCAGAATCTCAAGGCGATAACTGGTTGGAACAGCTATATTGGCATGACCAATAAGGATGCTTACGGCTTCTCGGCACTCCCTGCTGGCGATAGTTACAGCATCAAAGGCGTTTTCGACGGCGTTGGTAGCTATGCTTACTTCTGGAGTGCTACGCAGGGCAGTAGCCAGGGCGCCTACCATGTGCAACTGGGTTACGGCGATTACGACGTGTCCCAGAGCAACTACTGCAAGAGAAACGGCTTCTCCGTCCGTTGCGTAAAGGACTGATTGCAAGGCGGATGCATCGCAAAAACGCAGGGACTCCAAGGGAGCCCCTTTTTTGCATGAATTTTGTTTAATTTGTTTGAGTAGAAATGGAGATGCCCGCCTGCGCGGGCATGACACTTCGGGGGTCTTAGGGGGTGGAACCCACTAGGCGAGGGGGTGGTGTAGGACTCGGCGATAGCCTGGCTGGAGCGAATGTTTTTAGTAAGCGAACGAGCCACGGATTTTTCCGTGATAGTGAGCGGGTAAAAACATCGTGGAGGCCATAGGCGAGAGTCGAGGCCGAAAACAGGGGGATTCGTCCCCCTTTGGTGTATTTTTAACTATATTTCCCCCCGGAAACATTCTAATTAACAGAGGTTCAAAAAATGAATTATTTCAATTCTATCCCTATGCGTCGCCAACTCGAAGAAATTGGCCACTGCCGTTTCATGGAACATTCTGAATTCAGCCGTGGTGTTGAAGCCCTCAAGGGCAAGAAGATCGTGTTCGTCGGTTGCGGTGCCCAGGGTCTCCATCAGGGTCTTGACCTGCGCGATAGCGGCCTCGACGTCTCTTACACGCTCCGCAAGGAAGCCATCGAACAGAAGCGCCAGTCCTGGAAGAACGCTACTGAAAACGGCTTCAAGGTCGGTACCTACGAAGAAATGATTCCGGATGCAGACCTCGTTTGCAACCTCACACCGGACAAGCAGCACCAC comes from Fibrobacter sp. UWB15 and encodes:
- a CDS encoding YhcG family protein — its product is MSKKSINILDKDYIHWVKELSSRYRKSQIKAAVKVNSEMLRYYWELGRDIVTKQAENKYGSNFYGTLSTDLKKAIPNAEGLSPSNIRYSKRFFQLYSPVLENLQQVAEKSQSPLERLESTLFSVPWGHHMLLIDKCSEAPQKALFFARQTVENGWSRSSLLNALSSDLYERQGKALTNFERTLPAETSDLAQELTKDPYNFAFTGITGRYNEKLLKDSLLNNITRFLVELGTGFAYVGREYGIMVGEREKFMDLLFYNLNLSCYVVVEVKIGRFEFADIGQLGGYMVACNHILKKEGRDNPTIGLLICKEKDKVQAQYALESSTQPICISEYELEKFYPEKVEGTMPSIEEIEKRLCEEPL
- a CDS encoding DUF2442 domain-containing protein, producing the protein MNEISEKDVKRLWVEKDAVCVELKDGRIGRELIRDYEPLRKATRKQLENCRVDCDGVWFDDLDEGLELSGFFSPKKTNPIGRVFWLFPELNASAFARRLGIPQPLFAAYVNGTKKPSLARKKLIDEELRRIGRELLKTVA
- a CDS encoding ATP-binding protein, with protein sequence MEREILKNFIEWKSEPGRKPLVVTGVRQCGKTYAIKDFGNRFFENLAYFNFEGNTALQSIFEYDFDVTRIVMELERYSKQKITDGKTLVFFDEIQACPKAITSLKYFCEDRSGLHVIAAGSLLGVVIRKSEISFPVGKVERLQMFPMSFEEFLMAIDDGRSLLEGLSNYDLRRALPEMYTIPLQNYLKLYYVVGGMPAAVASFVQENDFEKVDRILKNILLDYGDDFSKHAPPSDIPKLGLIWDSVPKQLAKDNNKFMFSHVKAGKRAADLEDALQWLFNAGLLHKLECVTNAELPLSNNANGTVFKVYMSDVGLLRVKSGIDASTILEETPLYATFKGAFTENYVMNELVKQGLHPYFWRSENKAELDFLIEIKNELMPIEVKAEERTKAKSYGVFCKRFSPKKGFVLSQKNIAVTNDGQTETLHLPLYLCGKIFR
- a CDS encoding fibrobacter succinogenes major paralogous domain-containing protein, with the translated sequence MKKIFVALCMVAFLAACDDSSSASAENNDPTTLSSAEGQGNSSSSKPTSGVSESSSSSFDESLSSSSEEIESSSSPEQNAESSSSEKLSATSSSSVVKVFSSSSSEMGCKTRSEDNCEYGELIDDRDGQTYKTVKIGSQWWMAENLNYQTGNSWCGGGYSFTEGDCAIYGRLYTWATAIGRTEETCGYEVDCDLGSGNVQGVCPDGWHVPTQDEWNVLIDTVGGKYVAGQNLKAITGWNSYIGMTNKDAYGFSALPAGDSYSIKGVFDGVGSYAYFWSATQGSSQGAYHVQLGYGDYDVSQSNYCKRNGFSVRCVKD
- a CDS encoding GNAT family N-acetyltransferase; translated protein: MLQFFDVTRDASWFPQVKALYESAFPANERIPIKHLLDDKIKREFWAFFDGDMFCGFSNAITHGSITNIVYFAVVPELRSRGYGSKILQAIRRQHPDTRIVVDIEVEEDSKDAVELERRNRRREFYTRNGFDASPVDYVWQGEHYRLLSAGGPVTEKEFRDFWKEILKDIPGAKYP
- the cas1 gene encoding type II CRISPR-associated endonuclease Cas1, with translation MPKQTLVFESPVQLSVQNSMLKITYKDDPDNVTLRAIEDIAIILIDNHSASLTTPLIGKLAEQNVAVIFCNERHMPSSMLMNLDANTLQEKYFRLQLDAPLPLKKQMWKNVVEAKIKNQALHLKSLGKKHDRLLKYATGVLSGDSSNREGLAAQYYWRELFGKEFIRDRFGEHPNDFLNYGYTLLRAATARALMASGLLPSLGIFHRNYYDAFPLADDIMEPYRPFIDQIAYKLHAAKKKKLDKEVKASFLELFYTNIPFGEQMVQLGTCLTYTTASVAKFFMGETKNIAYPRVACGS
- a CDS encoding helix-turn-helix transcriptional regulator translates to MLEAVKMRLTSKAKNGTIFTFEGKNIPDYLVIFLKSAFPNVEEVKETDEDYVEISKTDWFKEMESKTTPAESLKLLRTTFGYTQQQLADKAGITKQQVSAMERGKEPIGRKMAHRLADALGTSYRNLFW
- a CDS encoding SDR family NAD(P)-dependent oxidoreductase, encoding MKSFENKVVVVTGGAHGIGATVVSEFEKEGANVAYIDIRENPCFVGDLSKKEVLEKFAQFVIEKYGHVDVLVNNALPLMKGIDECSYEEFSYALAVGVTAPFYLAKLFAPHFGSGASIINISSSRDRMSQPQTESYTAAKGGIAALTHALAVSFAGRVRVNSISPGWIDTDFKTYEGPDATQQPAGRVGNPLDIANMVLYLASDKAGFITGENVCIDGGMTRQMVYHNDCGWKFEG